In one Pseudomonadota bacterium genomic region, the following are encoded:
- a CDS encoding helix-turn-helix transcriptional regulator, protein MTSLQDQLEKKLKEKNLSPRGLETKAHLGTGVVRNILLGKSNPTFKTLEAIAHALECSVDDLISKETPEEILSSLLPKHIYPWNEEMYFQSFSTVKSYMHEHNLTLPAKKVVEIIWALYTLSLSKSLNYIDKDLCNWVFRHALDY, encoded by the coding sequence ATGACCTCTCTCCAAGATCAACTTGAAAAAAAACTTAAAGAAAAAAATCTTTCTCCCAGAGGATTAGAAACAAAAGCACATTTAGGAACTGGTGTTGTCCGAAATATTCTTTTAGGAAAATCAAATCCTACATTTAAAACCTTAGAAGCAATTGCTCATGCTTTAGAATGCTCTGTTGATGACCTCATCAGTAAAGAGACCCCTGAAGAAATTTTGTCTTCTCTTCTTCCTAAACATATTTATCCATGGAATGAGGAGATGTATTTTCAATCCTTTTCTACTGTCAAAAGTTATATGCATGAGCACAATTTGACATTACCTGCTAAAAAAGTTGTGGAGATTATTTGGGCTCTTTATACCCTTTCGCTTTCCAAGAGTTTGAACTATATCGATAAAGATCTTTGTAACTGGGTATTTAGGCATGCTCTTGACTATTAG